The sequence GTCTTCTACAGCCTCACAAAAGTTGGGTTGTAGATACCTGTTGCTGCCTAGTAGAAGATGAAGGCCTgacttttccatttccctttgccACAGGGGTTTCTGGGACGGGAGTAATTAGACCACCCTGGTttctggaaagaaagaagcagattCCATATTTAATGGTACCTGACAAAGTGTCCTGCAACAGATAGGAATCAATAAATCTGACTTTCTGTGTGTTATCATCTCATACATCTTTCCACCCTGAATATATTCATGAGGCTGTTTAACCATTTTGCAAACATTTGGAGGTTGCCTACAAGGAAGGGTCCTTGTAAACCATGAAGCATCAGACAAATATAGCTTATTACAAGTGTGTCATCTGGAAATCCAATTTAGCTGTTTCCAAGGAATTGTGTCGGATAATCACATTTTTTCTGGGTAGAGTTTGCTGAAGAAGGTCTTCTTCATGGCGTTCTTCAGCTCCTTGTTCCTGAGGCTGAAGATGATGGGGCTGAGGAAGGGAGTGAGGACTGTGTAGGTGATGCCCATCAGGGTGTCTCCTTCCAGAGACTGGGGACCCTTGTGCTTCAGGTAGATGACAGAGGCAAAGCCATAGTGCACAACCACCACGGTGAGGTGGGatgcacaggtggagaaggctttgtgCCGACCCTCAGCTGAGGGGATCCTCAAGATGGTGGCCACGATGAAGGCATaagagaggaggatgaggagacAGCAGCCCAGCAGGGCAGTGATACACACCAGGCCCACACCCGTGGCCACTACTTGTACATCAGTTCCACAGGCCAACTTTAATAGTGGGGGCACATGACAAGCAAAATGATGGACCTCATTGGTTCCACAGAAAGTGAGTTGGAAAATGGCAGATGTCACCAGCAACCCCATGACTGAGCCACCAGCCCAAGACCAGGCCACCAGGCAGGCACAACCACGGGGACTCATGAGCACGTTGTAGcgcagggggtggcagatggccacgtagcggtcgTAGCCCATGACTGTAAGCAGAAATGAGTGGGTGAAGCCAAACGTGAAGGAGAAGAACATCTGGCTGGCACAGGCTGTCAAAGCAATGGAGTGGTGGGTGGAGAGCAGGTCGGCCAGCATGCGCGGGATGACGG is a genomic window of Hippopotamus amphibius kiboko isolate mHipAmp2 chromosome 15, mHipAmp2.hap2, whole genome shotgun sequence containing:
- the LOC130837074 gene encoding olfactory receptor 10H1-like, with protein sequence MQGANISAVTEFILLGFSTFPHLQLMFFLLFLLMYLFTLLGSLLVMTTIWREHSLHTPMYLFLCTLSISEVLYTFAVIPRMLADLLSTHHSIALTACASQMFFSFTFGFTHSFLLTVMGYDRYVAICHPLRYNVLMSPRGCACLVAWSWAGGSVMGLLVTSAIFQLTFCGTNEVHHFACHVPPLLKLACGTDVQVVATGVGLVCITALLGCCLLILLSYAFIVATILRIPSAEGRHKAFSTCASHLTVVVVHYGFASVIYLKHKGPQSLEGDTLMGITYTVLTPFLSPIIFSLRNKELKNAMKKTFFSKLYPEKM